The following are from one region of the Sorghum bicolor cultivar BTx623 chromosome 2, Sorghum_bicolor_NCBIv3, whole genome shotgun sequence genome:
- the LOC110432331 gene encoding uncharacterized protein LOC110432331, translated as MALRVLARKLRFPATSVLQRASTPVVSPPASSRLLTSHSSQSGGAKRAVNETRNARPRWRNYKKLEKRFLRDMEKDMKNFKELSLAMDNLPRNVVLTSSVGLAVLTTGWAYAIGVFDWNRMGDSEPSDQQGVV; from the exons ATGGCGCTGCGCGTTCTGGCCCGTAAGCTGAGGTTCCCTGCCACGTCCGTTCTCCAGCGGGCGTCGACCCCCGTGGTGTCGCCGCCGGCGAGCTCCCGACTTCTCACCTCCCACTCCTCTCAG AGTGGAGGAGCCAAGAGAGCAGTGAATGAGACCAGGAATGCTCGACCAAGGTGGAGGAATTACAAGAAACTGGAGAAGCGTTTTTT GCGCGATATGGAGAAGGACATGAAGAATTTCAAGGAGCTTTCATTAGCTATGGACAACTTGCCAAGGAATGTTGTACTCACTTCCTCTGTTGGTCTTGCGGTTTTGACAACCGGCTGGGCGTATGCCATTGGTGTTTTCGATTGGAACAGAATGGGGGACAGTGAACCTTCGGATCAACAAGGTGTTGTGTAG